Proteins encoded in a region of the Zea mays cultivar B73 chromosome 2, Zm-B73-REFERENCE-NAM-5.0, whole genome shotgun sequence genome:
- the LOC103647756 gene encoding uncharacterized protein, whose protein sequence is MEGRPGGRPESRPRRVQQAGSGRWRADTQVRAAAGYEYVSSNGVIFLGAMPSAPSHSLFPCPHAPPSPADRPALLHRNISRGPGESTKNPSADHSTAACSIWTLPTDSVRLSATEPGFRFDPTDEELVVHYLKKKAAIIAFTSSIRGSYLCACLEATFGEQEWYSSPRDHKY, encoded by the exons ATGGAGGGCCGCCCAGGGGGGCGACCGGAATCGCGGCCACGGCGGGTGCAGCAGGCAGGGAGCGGCCGGTGGCGAGCTGACACGCAGGTACGGGCGGCGGCGGGGTACGAGTACGTGTCGAGCAACGGAGTCATATTTCTCGGGGCAATGCCTTCGGCACCTTCCCACTCTCTCTTCCCCTGCCCGCATGCGCCTCCGTCTCCGGCCGACCGGCCGGCTCTCCTCCATCGCAACATTTCAAGGGGGCCGGGCGAAAGCACCAAAAATCCCAGCGCAGATCACTCGACCGCCGCCTGCTCCATTTGGACCCTCCCAACCGACAGCGTAAGGCTCTCTGCAACAGAGCCGGGGTTCCGGTTCGACCCGACGGACGAGGAGCTGGTCGTCCACTACCTCAAGAAGAAGGCCGCCATCATCGCCTTTACAAGTTCGATCCGTGGGAGCTACCTT TGTGCATGCCTTGAGGCAACCTTCGGTGAGCAGGAATGGTACTCCAGCCCGAGGGACCACAAGTACTGA
- the LOC103649259 gene encoding toll/interleukin-1 receptor-like protein: MASSALPQQRSSAAISDDDDRAIASRLTASLEVATGNAELAARWAGRVDDERPASSSLKKEYDVFINHRGVDTKHTVARLLYDRLDHLSAGRVRSFLDNKSMRPGDRLQESIDEGIRQCKVAVAIFSQRYFDSDYCLRELASIVEARKVLIPIFYGIKPSELVLPQEVADLYTSQDVKRFSLAFQEAKSTVGLTYDPATGDLADLVLKAANAVMERIQEMEQRVPRRQQMIISRL; the protein is encoded by the exons CCGCAACAGAGGTCGTCCGCCGCgatcagcgacgacgacgaccgcGCCATCGCGTCGCGGCTGACCGCGTCGTTGGAGGTGGCGACGGGGAACGCCGAGCTCGCGGCGCGGTGGGCGGGGCGCGTCGACGACGAGAGGCCCGCGTCTTCGTCGCTCAAGAAGGAGTACGACGTGTTCATCAACCACCGCGGGGTGGACACGAAGCACACGGTGGCGCGCCTCCTGTACGACCGCCTCGACCACCTCAGCGCGGGGCGGGTGCGCTCCTTCTTGGACAACAAGTCCATGCGCCCCGGCGACAGGCTGCAGGAGAGCATCGACGAGGGCATCAGGCAGTGCAAGGTCGCCGTGGCCATCTTCTCCCAGCGCTACTTCGACTCCGACTACTGCCTCCGCGAGCTCGCCTCCATCGTGGAGGCGCGCAAGGTCCTCATCCCCATCTTCTacggcatcaagccctcggagcTCGTCCTGCCGCAGGAGGTCGCCGACTTGTACACGAGCCAGGACGTCAAGCGCTTCAGCCTCGCCTTCCAGGAGGCCAAGTCAACCGTCGGTCTCACCTACGACCCCGCCACAGG TGACTTGGCGGACCTGGTGTTAAAGGCAGCAAACGCGGTGATGGAGAGGATTCAAGAAATGGAACAGCGCGTTCCACGACGCCAGCAGATGATCATTTCGAGGCTGTGA